A genome region from Clostridium pasteurianum includes the following:
- a CDS encoding Cof-type HAD-IIB family hydrolase: MKKAVFFDIDGTILDCLNGINDMTIGVKKAIRELQRRGNYVFIATGRPYAFLNDSLQNFGFDGFVFVNGAHVEVGGKCIYKEPIKKESIKELVHNFDKFNVQYILQGEKYSYIKDKYKKLHSFYKDFSISKKYLKNDYNIEDIDTYKIEMICDDKKGVEYCFSLENHNYNYIYYDEKNYLELYSKANTKASGILKALDFLNIPLENSYAFGDGKNDIEMLSQVGCGIAMGNASDVVKSSAKIVTDTVQNDGVALAIEKFIL, from the coding sequence ATGAAAAAAGCAGTATTTTTTGATATCGATGGTACTATACTTGATTGTTTGAATGGTATAAATGATATGACTATTGGGGTAAAAAAAGCTATACGTGAACTTCAAAGAAGAGGAAATTATGTTTTTATTGCAACTGGAAGACCATATGCCTTTTTAAATGATAGTCTTCAAAATTTTGGATTTGATGGCTTTGTATTTGTTAATGGGGCACATGTAGAAGTTGGAGGAAAATGTATATATAAAGAGCCTATTAAAAAAGAATCTATAAAAGAACTAGTACACAATTTTGATAAATTTAATGTTCAATATATATTGCAGGGTGAAAAATATTCATATATTAAGGACAAGTACAAAAAATTGCACTCTTTTTATAAGGATTTTAGTATATCTAAAAAGTATTTAAAGAATGATTACAACATAGAAGATATAGATACGTATAAAATTGAAATGATATGTGATGACAAAAAGGGAGTAGAGTATTGTTTTTCATTAGAAAATCATAATTATAATTATATTTATTATGATGAGAAAAATTACTTGGAATTATATTCAAAAGCGAATACAAAGGCTTCCGGGATATTAAAAGCACTTGATTTTTTAAATATTCCATTAGAAAACAGTTATGCCTTTGGTGATGGAAAAAATGATATAGAAATGTTATCACAGGTAGGCTGTGGAATAGCTATGGGAAATGCAAGCGATGTTGTTAAAAGTTCTGCAAAAATTGTTACTGATACTGTACAAAATGATGGAGTGGCACTGGCAATAGAAAAATTTATTTTATAA
- the polC gene encoding DNA polymerase III subunit alpha yields MKKISEIFSDYEVEGNINTATVESVVLKKKSKCLEMKISSDKYIEVGEFRKFNRFIRKRFSLDDSIITVDYADGTDKKPIEEEIKNIVISMSDKHPVLKTVINNSEYEVHDNTIDFKFKIAVSDFLRSMNYDKYLHNAIKTFYGTTYNINFIDEVSSEEFIQEREKREQEEMIAISKEIKANSNSNVTKLPKKTQDNKVSYNNKQEVKKETKSKKSDASLIFGRSSRIKENVIKITDITPDEGRISISGEVSNIETRELKSGKTLVSFDLYDGSSSMTCKSFLKPGEEDVVSRLKSAKGVRLAGNSGYSKFSGEVEMIANTIVETDGIKKNKRMDKAEVKRVELHMHTQMSQMDAMTSATDLIKRAMKWGMKSIAITDHGGVQAFPEAHKLLGRDNPDMKIIYGMEAYLAPDKKPSVTNIKGQSIDTTYCVLDLETTGFSPKTEKITEIGIMKYKDGDVIDSFSEFVNPEKPIPQRVVEITHITDDMVKNAKTIDQVFPEMLKFIEGSVLVAHNAEFDVGFLKYNAKVLGHDFDFTYLDTLSLAQEVFPNFKSYKLGRIAKNLGIKVEVAHRALDDVDTTVKVFKVMLDELKKRGAETLLDIDKYGCDEEAKKEEFKKLKTYHAIILAKDYVGLKNLYKLVSYSHLDYFYKRPRILRSLYKKYSEGLILGSACSEGELFQAILLGKPDEEVETIAREYDYLEIQPLGNDDYLVRSGQVPNREYIKDINRKIVALGEKLGKLVVATGDVHFMDPEDEIYRRILEAGQGFKDADNQAPLYLRTTEEMLKEFSYLGEEKAYEVVVTNTNLVSDMCQQISPISPEKCPPHIDGCEKTIKDIAYSKAHELYGDPLPKIVQDRLDRELESIIKNGFSVMYIIAQKLVWKSNADGYLVGSRGSVGSSFVANMTGITEVNSLPAHYRCPKCKYSDFSDYGVQNGFDLPDKVCPVCGEKLDKDGMDIPFETFLGFNGDKEPDIDLNFSGEYQAKAHRYTEVIFGKGTTFKAGTIGTIADKTAFGYVKKYYEEKNVPINKAETIRIAKGCTGIKRTTGQHPGGIIVVPKGREIFEFCPVQHPADDPTSDIITTHFDYHSIDQNLLKLDILGHDDPTVIRMLQDITGVNPHKIPLDDKDTMSLFSSTKALGVTPEQINSKVGTLGIPEFGTKFVRGMLVDTMPTTFSELLCISGLSHGTDVWLGNAKDLIDQGIVTLSEAVCTRDDIMIYLISKGLPKNTSFKIMEMVRKGKVSKNPEKWAEYEALMREHEVPEWYIDSCKKIKYMFPKAHAAAYVMMAFRIAWFKVHIPKAYYAAYFSIRAKAFDAEFMIFGKEKVKQKMKEIQMMGNQAGPKDKDMYDDLELVLEMYERGIKFLPIDLYKSNATKFLVEEDGIRPPINSISGMGNVAAEGICSAVREKEPNSIEDLRKRAKIGNSAVDVLKKFGCLRGLPESDQLSFFDAI; encoded by the coding sequence GTGAAAAAAATAAGTGAAATTTTTAGTGATTATGAAGTAGAGGGAAACATAAATACTGCCACTGTAGAGTCAGTAGTATTAAAGAAGAAAAGCAAATGCCTAGAGATGAAAATTAGTTCGGATAAGTACATTGAAGTAGGAGAGTTTCGAAAGTTTAACAGATTTATACGGAAAAGATTTTCCCTCGATGATTCCATAATTACTGTAGATTATGCTGATGGAACAGATAAAAAGCCTATAGAAGAAGAAATTAAAAATATTGTGATTTCCATGTCAGATAAGCATCCTGTTTTAAAAACGGTTATTAATAATAGTGAATATGAAGTACATGATAATACAATAGATTTTAAATTTAAAATAGCAGTATCGGATTTCTTAAGGTCTATGAATTATGATAAGTATCTTCATAATGCCATAAAAACCTTTTATGGTACTACATATAATATAAATTTTATTGACGAAGTGAGCAGTGAAGAATTTATACAGGAGAGAGAAAAGCGAGAACAGGAAGAAATGATCGCTATTTCAAAGGAAATTAAGGCTAATTCAAATAGTAATGTTACTAAATTGCCTAAGAAAACTCAAGATAATAAAGTTAGCTATAATAATAAGCAGGAAGTAAAGAAAGAAACTAAGAGTAAAAAATCTGATGCATCTTTGATATTTGGTAGAAGTTCTAGAATCAAGGAAAATGTAATAAAAATCACAGATATAACACCAGATGAAGGTAGAATATCTATATCAGGTGAAGTATCAAATATAGAGACAAGAGAACTTAAAAGCGGAAAAACATTGGTATCTTTCGATTTATATGACGGTTCAAGTTCTATGACATGTAAATCTTTTTTAAAGCCCGGTGAAGAAGATGTTGTATCAAGACTTAAAAGTGCTAAAGGGGTAAGGCTTGCTGGAAATTCCGGCTATAGTAAGTTTTCAGGAGAAGTTGAGATGATTGCTAATACTATAGTAGAAACAGATGGAATCAAGAAAAATAAGAGAATGGATAAAGCAGAAGTTAAGAGAGTGGAACTGCATATGCATACACAGATGAGCCAGATGGATGCTATGACAAGTGCTACAGATCTTATTAAAAGAGCTATGAAATGGGGAATGAAATCCATTGCCATAACGGATCATGGTGGTGTGCAGGCTTTTCCAGAAGCACATAAGTTACTAGGAAGAGACAATCCTGATATGAAAATTATATATGGTATGGAAGCTTATTTAGCACCAGATAAAAAGCCATCTGTAACTAACATTAAGGGGCAGAGCATTGATACAACTTATTGTGTGCTTGATTTGGAGACTACAGGCTTTTCACCGAAAACTGAAAAGATTACTGAAATAGGAATCATGAAGTATAAAGATGGAGATGTAATAGACAGTTTTAGTGAGTTTGTAAATCCTGAAAAGCCTATTCCGCAAAGGGTTGTCGAAATTACTCATATAACTGATGACATGGTAAAGAATGCAAAGACCATAGATCAGGTTTTCCCTGAAATGCTTAAATTTATTGAGGGAAGCGTTTTGGTTGCCCATAATGCCGAATTTGATGTGGGTTTCTTAAAATATAATGCAAAAGTATTAGGGCATGACTTTGATTTTACGTATTTAGATACTTTATCATTAGCTCAAGAGGTATTTCCCAATTTTAAAAGCTATAAACTTGGAAGAATTGCTAAGAATCTTGGCATAAAAGTTGAAGTGGCTCATAGAGCTTTGGATGATGTTGATACCACTGTTAAGGTGTTTAAAGTAATGCTCGATGAATTAAAGAAAAGGGGAGCTGAAACTCTTCTTGATATAGATAAATATGGATGTGATGAGGAAGCTAAGAAGGAAGAATTTAAGAAGCTTAAAACATACCATGCAATAATACTAGCGAAGGATTATGTAGGTTTAAAGAATTTATATAAATTAGTATCTTATTCTCATTTAGATTACTTTTATAAAAGGCCACGTATATTAAGGAGTCTTTATAAAAAGTATTCCGAGGGTTTAATTTTAGGAAGTGCATGTAGTGAAGGTGAACTTTTTCAGGCAATATTACTTGGGAAACCTGATGAGGAAGTTGAAACTATTGCACGTGAATATGATTATTTAGAGATTCAACCTTTAGGGAATGATGATTATTTAGTAAGATCAGGGCAAGTACCTAATAGAGAATATATAAAGGATATTAATAGGAAAATTGTAGCTTTAGGAGAAAAGCTGGGTAAGCTTGTAGTTGCTACTGGCGATGTTCATTTTATGGACCCTGAAGATGAAATATATAGACGTATACTTGAGGCAGGTCAGGGCTTTAAGGATGCAGATAATCAGGCTCCATTGTATCTTAGAACTACAGAGGAAATGCTTAAGGAATTTTCTTATTTAGGAGAGGAAAAAGCATATGAAGTAGTAGTTACTAACACTAATCTAGTATCAGATATGTGTCAGCAAATAAGTCCTATTTCACCGGAAAAATGTCCTCCACATATAGATGGTTGTGAAAAGACTATTAAGGATATTGCATATAGTAAGGCTCATGAACTATATGGAGATCCACTTCCTAAAATCGTTCAGGATAGACTTGATAGGGAGCTGGAATCCATTATCAAAAATGGTTTCTCCGTAATGTATATCATTGCTCAAAAGCTAGTGTGGAAGTCCAATGCAGATGGTTATCTAGTTGGTTCGAGAGGATCTGTTGGGTCTTCATTTGTTGCAAATATGACAGGTATAACAGAAGTAAATTCGCTGCCGGCACATTATAGATGCCCTAAATGCAAGTACTCGGATTTTTCAGACTATGGTGTTCAAAATGGTTTTGATTTGCCAGATAAAGTATGCCCTGTTTGCGGCGAAAAGTTAGATAAAGATGGAATGGATATACCTTTTGAAACTTTTCTGGGATTCAATGGTGATAAAGAACCAGATATAGATTTAAACTTCTCAGGAGAATATCAGGCAAAGGCTCATAGATACACAGAGGTTATCTTCGGAAAAGGCACAACCTTTAAGGCTGGAACTATAGGTACTATAGCAGATAAAACAGCTTTTGGATATGTGAAAAAGTATTATGAAGAAAAAAATGTACCAATAAATAAGGCGGAAACAATCAGAATTGCAAAGGGCTGCACGGGAATAAAAAGAACCACTGGTCAGCATCCAGGAGGAATTATAGTTGTGCCGAAAGGCAGAGAAATTTTTGAATTTTGTCCTGTACAGCATCCTGCTGATGATCCTACTTCAGATATTATAACAACACATTTTGATTATCACTCTATAGACCAAAATCTATTGAAGCTTGATATACTCGGGCACGATGATCCGACGGTTATAAGAATGCTGCAGGATATAACAGGAGTAAATCCTCATAAGATACCTCTTGATGATAAGGATACAATGTCACTCTTTTCATCTACAAAGGCTTTAGGTGTAACGCCGGAACAGATAAATTCTAAGGTTGGTACTTTGGGTATTCCAGAGTTTGGAACTAAGTTCGTACGAGGAATGCTTGTAGATACAATGCCGACTACATTTTCGGAATTACTTTGTATATCAGGACTTTCTCATGGTACTGATGTTTGGCTTGGAAATGCTAAAGATCTTATTGATCAGGGTATAGTTACTTTAAGTGAAGCGGTATGTACCAGAGATGATATTATGATTTATCTTATAAGTAAAGGCTTACCTAAAAATACTTCTTTTAAGATAATGGAAATGGTACGTAAGGGAAAAGTATCTAAGAATCCTGAAAAGTGGGCTGAATATGAAGCTCTAATGAGGGAGCATGAAGTTCCTGAATGGTATATAGATTCATGTAAGAAGATAAAATATATGTTTCCTAAGGCGCATGCTGCAGCTTATGTAATGATGGCATTTAGAATAGCATGGTTTAAGGTTCATATACCTAAAGCATATTATGCAGCGTATTTTAGTATTAGGGCAAAGGCTTTTGATGCAGAATTTATGATTTTTGGGAAAGAAAAAGTTAAGCAGAAGATGAAGGAAATTCAAATGATGGGCAATCAAGCTGGTCCTAAGGATAAGGATATGTATGATGATTTAGAGCTAGTCCTTGAAATGTACGAGAGGGGAATAAAATTTCTTCCTATTGATTTATACAAGTCTAATGCTACAAAATTCTTAGTAGAGGAAGATGGAATAAGGCCGCCTATAAATAGTATATCAGGTATGGGTAATGTAGCAGCAGAAGGAATATGCAGCGCAGTAAGGGAAAAGGAACCTAATTCTATAGAGGATCTAAGGAAACGTGCTAAAATAGGTAATTCTGCTGTTGATGTACTTAAAAAGTTTGGATGTTTGAGAGGTCTTCCTGAAAGTGATCAATTAAGTTTTTTTGATGCTATATAA
- a CDS encoding DMT family transporter — protein MNNCKGIAYALLSSAAFGIMPILARIAYANGSNPTTVLIFRFLISTLILFLYLKCNNISVNLKKQQIILLVCIGITGYTVTTQALFISYNYLGAGLATTLHFIYPVVVCIISFIFLKSKISAKKILSLMLAAAGVYALIGFKNASGNVFGICLALFSGLAYGLTLIALNLKLIKSLDNRIITMYLCLGSTIGTLFCGIFKHSIILNFNLKITMCLLGISVISTILSIILLLKAIKLIGVSSSSILGTFEPITSVFLGILLLNEAISFKLLVGSAFILISTIILAKDRCVQST, from the coding sequence TTGAATAATTGTAAAGGAATAGCTTATGCTCTTCTATCATCAGCAGCATTTGGCATTATGCCCATTTTAGCTAGAATAGCATACGCTAATGGCTCTAACCCAACTACCGTACTAATATTTAGATTTTTAATTTCAACACTAATACTGTTTTTGTACCTGAAATGTAATAATATTAGTGTTAACTTAAAAAAGCAGCAAATAATACTTCTTGTATGCATTGGTATTACCGGATACACTGTAACAACTCAGGCATTATTCATATCTTATAATTATTTAGGTGCTGGTCTTGCAACTACCTTGCATTTTATTTATCCAGTTGTAGTTTGCATAATAAGTTTTATATTTCTTAAAAGCAAGATAAGTGCAAAAAAAATTTTATCATTAATGCTTGCTGCGGCAGGAGTATATGCTTTAATTGGCTTCAAAAATGCCAGTGGGAATGTTTTTGGCATTTGCTTAGCCTTATTTTCGGGTTTAGCTTACGGTCTTACGTTAATAGCTCTTAATTTAAAATTAATTAAATCCTTAGATAACAGAATTATTACCATGTATCTTTGTTTAGGTTCAACAATAGGTACTCTTTTTTGCGGCATCTTTAAGCATTCTATAATTTTAAATTTCAACCTTAAAATTACAATGTGCCTTTTAGGAATTTCTGTGATTTCAACTATATTATCAATAATTCTGCTTTTAAAAGCTATAAAATTAATAGGTGTATCATCTTCCTCAATATTAGGAACCTTCGAACCTATAACCAGTGTATTTTTAGGAATATTACTTTTAAATGAAGCAATATCATTTAAATTATTAGTAGGAAGTGCTTTTATATTAATTTCAACAATTATATTAGCAAAAGATAGGTGTGTACAATCTACATAA